Proteins found in one Nostoc sp. NIES-3756 genomic segment:
- the carB gene encoding carbamoyl-phosphate synthase large subunit, with product MPRRQDLQKILLLGSGPIVIGQACEFDYSGTQACKALREEGYEVVLVNSNPATIMTDPETADRTYIEPLTPELVEKVIAKERPDALLPTMGGQTALNIAVALAKNGVLDKYNVELIGAKLPAIEKAEDRKLFNEAMAKIGVQVCPSGTASSLEEAKAIAQRIGTYPLIIRPAFTMGGTGGGIAYNQEEFEEMAQVGIDASPVSQILIDQSLLGWKEYELEVMRDLADNVVIICSIENLDPMGIHTGDSITVAPAQTLTDKEYQRLRDMAIKIIREIGVETGGSNIQFAVNPVNGDVVVIEMNPRVSRSSALASKATGFPIAKMAAKLAVGYSLDEIRNDITKKTPASFEPTIDYVVTKVPRFAFEKFPGSEAVLTTQMKSVGEAMAIGRTFNESFQKALRSLETGRAGWGCDKAEKLPSGEQIRAQLRTPNPERIFALRHALQLGMSAEEIYELTGIDPWFLDKMQQLLEVEKFLKRTPLQQLTKEQMYAIKRDGFSDRQIAYATKTTEDEVRTYRKQLGVIPAYKTVDTCAAEFEAFTPYYYSTYEEETEVTPTTKPKVMILGGGPNRIGQGIEFDYCCCHAAYALKGAGYETIMVNSNPETVSTDYDTSDRLYFEPLTKEDVLNIIEAENPVGIIVQFGGQTPLKLALPLQEYLQQQLADDSPTLTTRIWGTSPDSIDSAEDRERFEKILKQLNIAQPPNGIARSYEDALIVAKRIGYPVVVRPSYVLGGRAMEIVYSDAELERYMTFAVQVEPEHPILIDKFLENAIEVDVDAIADHTGRVVIGGIMEHIEQAGIHSGDSACSLPSISLPPAVLNQIRSWTVQLAQALSVVGLMNIQFAVIGASTYSPQVYILEANPRASRTVPFVSKATGIPLAKLASLIMSGKTLEELNFTQEVIPNHIAVKEAVLPFNKFPGTDTILGPEMRSTGEVMGIDSDFGRAFAKAELGAGERLPLTGTVFVSMSDRDKAAAVPVVKEFIDLGFKVMATFGTRRVLLEHGLNVELVLKLHEGRPHVIDAIKNQKIQLIINTPSGEEAQTDARLIRRTGLAYKIPIITTIAGAKATVAAIRSLQNTTLDVKIIQEYCPNF from the coding sequence ATGCCCCGCCGTCAAGACCTCCAGAAGATACTACTATTGGGATCTGGCCCAATTGTGATCGGACAAGCCTGTGAATTTGATTACTCAGGGACTCAAGCGTGTAAAGCACTGCGTGAAGAAGGCTACGAAGTAGTGCTAGTTAATTCCAATCCGGCGACAATTATGACTGATCCGGAAACAGCCGATCGCACTTACATCGAACCATTAACACCGGAATTAGTAGAAAAGGTTATCGCTAAAGAACGCCCAGACGCTTTATTACCAACAATGGGCGGACAAACTGCCTTAAATATCGCCGTTGCTTTGGCGAAGAATGGCGTACTCGATAAATATAATGTGGAATTAATCGGCGCAAAGTTACCAGCGATCGAAAAAGCCGAAGACCGGAAACTGTTTAACGAAGCAATGGCTAAAATTGGGGTACAAGTTTGCCCCAGTGGTACAGCCTCATCCTTGGAAGAAGCCAAAGCGATCGCCCAACGCATCGGGACGTATCCTTTAATTATTCGCCCAGCTTTTACAATGGGTGGGACAGGTGGTGGTATTGCTTACAACCAAGAAGAATTTGAGGAAATGGCGCAAGTCGGGATAGATGCAAGTCCTGTATCCCAAATTCTCATCGACCAGTCCCTCCTGGGTTGGAAGGAATATGAGTTAGAGGTGATGCGCGACTTAGCAGATAACGTTGTGATTATCTGTTCCATCGAAAACCTCGACCCGATGGGTATTCATACTGGCGACTCGATTACCGTCGCCCCCGCCCAAACCCTCACCGATAAAGAATACCAACGGCTGCGGGATATGGCGATTAAAATTATCCGTGAAATTGGTGTAGAAACTGGTGGTTCTAACATTCAGTTTGCGGTAAATCCAGTTAATGGGGATGTGGTCGTTATTGAAATGAACCCGCGCGTTTCCCGTAGTTCGGCGTTAGCTTCCAAAGCAACTGGTTTCCCCATTGCCAAAATGGCTGCTAAGTTGGCTGTCGGCTATAGCTTGGATGAAATTAGAAACGACATCACCAAGAAAACCCCCGCCTCCTTTGAACCAACAATTGACTACGTAGTTACCAAAGTTCCCCGTTTCGCCTTTGAGAAATTCCCAGGTTCCGAAGCAGTGCTAACCACCCAAATGAAATCCGTAGGGGAAGCAATGGCTATCGGGCGGACTTTTAACGAATCATTCCAAAAAGCCTTGCGTTCTCTGGAAACTGGTCGTGCTGGTTGGGGTTGTGATAAAGCGGAAAAATTACCTAGCGGTGAACAAATTCGCGCCCAACTGCGGACACCAAACCCTGAGCGGATTTTTGCTTTGCGTCATGCTTTGCAATTAGGTATGAGTGCGGAGGAAATCTACGAACTCACCGGGATTGACCCTTGGTTCCTAGATAAAATGCAGCAATTGTTAGAGGTGGAAAAGTTCCTCAAGCGCACACCATTGCAACAATTGACAAAAGAGCAAATGTATGCAATTAAACGCGATGGATTTAGCGATCGCCAAATCGCTTACGCCACCAAAACCACCGAAGATGAAGTCCGCACTTACCGTAAACAGTTAGGTGTTATCCCAGCCTACAAAACCGTCGATACCTGTGCGGCTGAGTTTGAAGCTTTTACCCCCTATTACTACTCCACCTACGAAGAAGAAACCGAAGTCACACCCACCACCAAACCCAAGGTGATGATTTTAGGCGGCGGCCCCAACCGCATCGGGCAGGGAATCGAATTTGACTATTGTTGTTGTCACGCCGCCTATGCACTCAAAGGCGCTGGGTACGAAACAATCATGGTTAACTCCAACCCAGAGACTGTTTCTACCGACTACGATACAAGCGATCGCCTCTACTTTGAACCATTAACCAAAGAAGATGTTCTTAACATCATCGAAGCTGAGAACCCAGTCGGAATCATTGTCCAATTTGGCGGACAAACACCTTTGAAGTTAGCATTGCCATTGCAAGAGTATCTGCAACAGCAGTTAGCAGATGATTCTCCCACACTTACCACAAGAATTTGGGGAACATCCCCCGACTCCATCGACAGCGCCGAAGACCGCGAACGGTTTGAGAAAATCCTTAAACAGTTGAATATTGCCCAACCACCAAACGGAATTGCCAGGAGTTACGAAGACGCGCTGATAGTTGCTAAACGTATCGGCTACCCTGTGGTAGTACGTCCGAGTTATGTATTGGGGGGAAGGGCTATGGAAATCGTCTACTCTGATGCAGAGTTGGAACGTTACATGACCTTTGCGGTACAGGTAGAACCAGAACACCCGATTTTAATCGATAAGTTCCTAGAAAATGCCATCGAAGTTGATGTGGATGCGATCGCCGACCATACAGGACGAGTAGTAATTGGTGGCATCATGGAACACATCGAACAAGCGGGTATTCACTCAGGAGATTCGGCTTGTTCTCTACCCTCAATTTCTCTACCACCAGCCGTCCTCAATCAAATCCGCTCTTGGACAGTGCAACTAGCACAGGCGCTTTCTGTAGTTGGGTTAATGAATATTCAGTTTGCCGTCATTGGTGCAAGCACATATTCACCCCAAGTTTACATTTTGGAAGCCAACCCCCGCGCCTCTCGCACAGTACCCTTTGTCTCAAAAGCAACAGGCATACCCTTGGCGAAGTTAGCATCCTTAATTATGTCGGGGAAAACCCTGGAAGAGTTGAACTTTACCCAAGAAGTTATCCCCAATCACATTGCTGTTAAAGAAGCAGTATTACCCTTTAACAAATTCCCGGGAACTGATACAATATTAGGCCCAGAGATGCGTTCTACCGGCGAAGTGATGGGAATCGACAGCGATTTTGGTCGCGCCTTCGCTAAGGCAGAATTAGGTGCAGGAGAACGGCTACCGCTAACAGGAACCGTATTTGTTTCCATGAGCGATCGCGATAAAGCCGCAGCCGTACCTGTAGTTAAAGAGTTTATTGACTTAGGCTTTAAGGTCATGGCTACCTTTGGTACACGCCGCGTCTTATTGGAACACGGTTTGAACGTCGAGTTAGTCCTCAAACTGCACGAAGGCCGTCCCCACGTTATTGATGCCATCAAGAACCAAAAAATCCAACTGATTATTAACACCCCATCAGGAGAAGAAGCTCAAACCGATGCGCGATTAATTCGCCGCACAGGTTTAGCCTACAAAATCCCCATTATCACAACCATCGCTGGCGCTAAAGCTACCGTCGCCGCTATCCGTTCCCTACAAAATACCACTTTGGACGTAAAAATCATCCAAGAGTATTGCCCAAATTTTTAG
- a CDS encoding Dethiobiotin synthetase, with protein MNYETAHKLLVGQTIASEENPDALLMRMKYGKPPVPGQITSILLALKVVFEAVKDSPSLDRELVFALYQLTVKAQQLFVAGRRAGVDWPPLLKEDLLRIALASESIFSGVWQTLPPGSF; from the coding sequence ATGAATTACGAGACAGCTCACAAACTCCTGGTAGGCCAGACAATAGCAAGTGAGGAAAACCCAGATGCCTTGTTGATGCGGATGAAATATGGAAAACCGCCCGTACCTGGTCAAATCACCTCAATTTTATTAGCGTTGAAAGTAGTATTTGAGGCTGTGAAAGATTCACCCAGTCTGGACAGAGAATTGGTTTTTGCGCTTTATCAATTAACAGTTAAAGCGCAACAACTATTTGTGGCAGGACGTAGAGCTGGTGTAGACTGGCCGCCACTACTGAAAGAAGATTTGCTACGTATTGCTTTAGCCAGCGAAAGTATTTTTTCTGGTGTTTGGCAAACCCTACCACCAGGAAGTTTTTAG
- a CDS encoding Uma2 family endonuclease, giving the protein MVFQYNRHACLPSSEELPDSDDTPVDNELQDLIPGLLKATLAMAWPDRMDWFFGVNMGIYYDPDELAIVPDGFLSLGVERFYDEYLRPSYVLWEEEKLPILVLEVVSQNYRGEYTTKKAKYANLSVLYYVIYHPTRRRKPRLEAYKLINGEYQPLQGNPIWLAEVGLGIGMERGTYQGINREWLYWYNEQGERLLTPEEQAKQAQQRAEILAQRLRAMGVDPDSIV; this is encoded by the coding sequence ATGGTATTTCAGTACAACCGCCATGCTTGTTTACCCTCATCCGAAGAGCTTCCCGACTCTGACGATACGCCAGTGGATAACGAATTACAAGATTTAATTCCTGGTTTACTCAAAGCTACATTAGCAATGGCTTGGCCAGACCGTATGGACTGGTTTTTTGGCGTGAATATGGGGATTTATTATGACCCAGATGAACTAGCTATAGTCCCCGATGGCTTTTTAAGTTTGGGTGTTGAACGATTTTATGATGAGTATCTCCGCCCTAGTTATGTACTGTGGGAGGAGGAGAAATTACCGATATTAGTATTAGAAGTTGTATCGCAAAACTATCGCGGTGAATATACGACCAAGAAAGCAAAGTACGCTAACTTGAGTGTTTTGTATTACGTTATCTATCACCCCACCCGCCGCCGCAAACCTCGTTTAGAAGCTTACAAATTAATCAATGGCGAGTATCAACCCCTACAAGGAAACCCGATTTGGTTAGCCGAAGTTGGCTTAGGAATTGGGATGGAACGGGGAACATACCAAGGAATTAATAGAGAGTGGTTGTATTGGTATAACGAACAAGGGGAACGTCTTTTAACCCCTGAAGAACAAGCCAAGCAAGCACAGCAACGCGCCGAAATACTGGCACAAAGGTTACGCGCTATGGGTGTAGATCCTGATTCTATTGTTTAA
- a CDS encoding M16 family metallopeptidase, with translation MTSTLRKFPRLNAPKLHTLSNGLTIVVEQMPVEAVNLSLWLNVGSSVESDAINGMAHFLEHMIFKGTERLASGEFERHIEERGAVTNAATSQDYTQYYINTAPQDFAKLAPLQIDVVLNASIPDDAFERERLVVLEEIRRSEDNPRRRTFRRAMEMAFAELPYRRPVLGPESVISQLTAQQMRDFHASWYQPQSITAVAVGNLPEEELIEIIAEGFEKTPHSAVPSPQSSIPESGFTEIVRQEFVDESLQQARLVMLWRVPGLNYLEQTYALDVLAGVLGHGRTSRLVQDLREERGLVTSISVSNMSNRLQGTFYISAKCAVKDIQAVEDAIAQHIRKLQTELVTEKEIARVRKRVTNRYIFGNETPSDRAGLYGFYQSLIGDLEPAFNYPAHIQAQEATDLLLAANQYLCPEAYGVVVLKPA, from the coding sequence ATGACCTCAACCCTGCGGAAATTTCCCCGGCTGAATGCCCCAAAGCTACATACACTCTCCAACGGCTTGACTATCGTAGTGGAACAAATGCCAGTTGAAGCGGTGAATCTCAGTTTGTGGCTGAATGTTGGTTCATCTGTAGAATCTGATGCTATTAACGGTATGGCTCATTTTCTAGAACACATGATTTTTAAAGGAACTGAGCGATTAGCCAGTGGTGAGTTTGAACGCCATATTGAAGAAAGAGGGGCTGTGACTAATGCTGCTACTAGCCAAGACTATACTCAGTACTATATAAATACTGCGCCTCAAGATTTTGCTAAGTTAGCACCATTACAAATAGATGTAGTTTTAAATGCCAGTATTCCTGATGATGCTTTTGAACGTGAGCGTTTAGTAGTCCTCGAAGAAATCCGCCGTTCTGAAGATAATCCCCGCCGCCGTACCTTCCGCCGGGCGATGGAAATGGCTTTTGCCGAGTTACCTTATCGTCGTCCGGTATTGGGGCCGGAGTCGGTAATTTCCCAACTCACCGCCCAACAGATGCGAGATTTCCACGCTAGCTGGTATCAACCGCAATCAATCACGGCTGTAGCTGTAGGTAATTTACCTGAAGAAGAATTAATTGAGATTATTGCCGAAGGGTTTGAAAAAACTCCCCATTCCGCAGTGCCTAGTCCCCAGTCCTCAATTCCCGAATCTGGATTTACAGAAATTGTGCGCCAGGAATTTGTGGATGAAAGTCTCCAGCAAGCAAGGCTGGTGATGCTTTGGCGAGTACCTGGGTTAAATTATCTCGAACAAACTTACGCCTTGGATGTTCTCGCAGGTGTTTTAGGACATGGCAGAACATCAAGGTTAGTTCAAGATTTACGGGAAGAACGAGGACTGGTAACTTCGATTTCTGTGAGTAATATGAGTAACCGCCTGCAAGGCACGTTTTACATTTCTGCCAAATGTGCGGTAAAAGATATACAAGCTGTAGAAGATGCGATCGCTCAACACATCCGTAAATTACAAACGGAGTTAGTCACAGAAAAAGAAATCGCCCGTGTCCGCAAACGTGTAACCAACAGGTATATTTTCGGTAACGAAACACCAAGCGATCGCGCTGGCTTATATGGTTTCTACCAATCATTAATAGGAGATTTAGAACCAGCATTCAACTACCCAGCCCACATTCAAGCTCAAGAAGCTACTGATTTACTCTTAGCAGCCAATCAGTACCTGTGTCCAGAGGCTTATGGGGTAGTCGTGCTGAAACCAGCGTAA
- the crtD gene encoding C-3',4' desaturase CrtD, whose product MSNIFAEKGKPRVVVVGAGIGGLTAGALLAHRGYSVLILDQALVPGGCASTFKRQGFTFDVGATQVAGLEPGGIHHRIFSELEIDLPEATPCDPACAVFLPGENTPINVWRDPEKWQEERQRQFPGSEGFWQLMATLFEASWEFQGRDPVLPPRNLWDLWQLTQAVRPSTLITVPFTLLTVGDALRLCGVGNDQRLRTFLDLQLKLYSQVNAEETALLYAATALSVSQQPQGLYHLQGSMQILSDRLVEALERDGGKLLMRHTVEQIKVENGKASAVVIRNQKTGEVWTEEADHVVANVTVQNLVQLLGENAPSGYKQRVDKLPQASGAFVVYLGVDASAIPPECPPHLQFMYDANGPIGENNSLFVSVSHEGDGRAPAGKATIIASSFVDPEQWWSTTDYPALKQKYTEEAIAKLAQYFYLKPETIVYQEAATPRSFAHYTGRDRGIVGGIGQRIPTFGPFGFANRTPINHLWLVGDSTHPGEGTAGVSYSALTVVRQIHH is encoded by the coding sequence ATGTCTAATATTTTTGCTGAGAAAGGTAAACCGCGTGTAGTTGTTGTTGGTGCGGGAATTGGTGGGTTGACTGCTGGGGCGTTGTTAGCGCACCGTGGTTACAGCGTCTTAATCTTAGACCAAGCCCTTGTGCCTGGAGGTTGTGCTTCTACATTTAAACGGCAGGGATTTACTTTTGATGTAGGGGCGACTCAGGTTGCAGGTTTGGAACCTGGGGGTATTCATCACCGCATATTTTCCGAACTGGAAATAGATTTACCAGAAGCAACACCTTGTGATCCTGCTTGTGCAGTATTTCTACCTGGGGAAAATACACCCATCAATGTCTGGCGCGACCCCGAAAAGTGGCAAGAAGAACGCCAAAGGCAGTTTCCTGGAAGTGAAGGGTTTTGGCAATTGATGGCTACTTTATTTGAGGCCAGTTGGGAATTTCAAGGACGTGACCCAGTTTTACCGCCGCGTAATTTGTGGGACTTGTGGCAGTTAACGCAAGCAGTCAGACCTAGTACCTTAATCACTGTACCCTTCACATTGTTAACAGTGGGTGATGCTTTAAGGTTATGTGGTGTGGGCAATGACCAAAGATTGAGAACGTTTTTAGATTTGCAACTCAAGCTATATTCTCAAGTCAACGCTGAGGAAACAGCATTACTTTACGCTGCCACGGCATTGAGTGTATCGCAACAACCACAGGGATTGTATCACCTCCAAGGTAGTATGCAGATATTAAGCGATCGCCTAGTCGAAGCCTTAGAACGAGACGGTGGTAAATTATTGATGCGTCACACTGTCGAACAAATCAAAGTAGAAAACGGCAAAGCCTCTGCTGTGGTAATTAGAAACCAAAAAACCGGGGAAGTCTGGACAGAAGAGGCTGACCATGTAGTTGCTAACGTCACTGTACAGAACCTAGTGCAACTATTAGGCGAAAATGCCCCATCTGGTTACAAACAGCGTGTAGATAAACTACCCCAAGCATCAGGGGCGTTTGTCGTATATTTAGGTGTGGATGCCAGCGCCATTCCCCCAGAATGCCCACCCCACCTACAATTTATGTATGATGCTAACGGCCCCATTGGCGAGAATAACTCTTTGTTCGTCTCTGTCAGTCATGAGGGTGATGGACGTGCGCCAGCAGGAAAAGCCACAATTATCGCCTCATCCTTTGTAGACCCCGAACAGTGGTGGAGTACCACAGACTACCCAGCATTGAAACAGAAGTATACCGAAGAAGCGATCGCCAAACTAGCCCAATATTTCTATCTCAAACCAGAAACCATAGTTTATCAGGAAGCCGCCACACCACGTAGCTTTGCTCATTACACAGGACGCGATCGGGGTATAGTAGGTGGAATTGGTCAACGAATCCCCACATTTGGCCCCTTTGGTTTTGCCAACCGTACACCCATTAACCATCTGTGGTTAGTAGGTGACTCCACCCATCCAGGCGAAGGTACAGCAGGCGTAAGTTACTCAGCACTAACTGTAGTTAGACAAATTCATCATTAG
- a CDS encoding Dps family protein yields the protein MADTQTLLQNFGQVYDNPVLLDRSVTAPVTEGLNVLLASFQALYLQYQKHHFVVEGAEFYSLHEFFNSSYNEVQDHVHEIGERLNGLGGVPAATFSKLAELTCFEQESDGVYSSRKMVENDLAAEQAIINVIRRQAAQAESLGDRGTRYLYEKILLKTEERAYHLAHFLAKDSLTLGFVQPAQN from the coding sequence ATGGCTGATACACAAACTTTGTTACAAAATTTTGGTCAAGTTTACGACAATCCGGTTTTATTAGATCGGAGTGTAACTGCTCCGGTGACAGAAGGACTCAATGTTCTACTAGCTAGTTTTCAGGCACTTTATTTACAGTACCAAAAACATCATTTTGTGGTTGAAGGTGCAGAGTTTTACTCACTGCATGAATTTTTTAACTCTAGCTACAATGAAGTTCAAGACCACGTTCATGAAATCGGTGAACGCTTGAATGGTTTGGGTGGCGTACCTGCTGCAACTTTCAGCAAGTTGGCGGAATTAACCTGTTTTGAACAAGAATCTGATGGTGTCTATTCTTCCCGTAAGATGGTAGAAAATGACCTAGCAGCAGAACAGGCTATTATTAACGTAATTCGCCGTCAAGCGGCTCAGGCTGAAAGCTTGGGCGACCGTGGCACACGCTATCTCTATGAAAAGATTCTTTTAAAAACTGAAGAAAGAGCATACCATTTAGCTCACTTCTTGGCTAAAGATAGTTTAACCTTGGGATTTGTTCAGCCTGCTCAGAATTAA
- a CDS encoding fructosamine kinase family protein yields the protein MWTEIDTHISGVIGEKFQTQQRRSVSGGCINQGYAVSDGTLTYFVKLNQASQVAMFEAEALGLKQMLATNTIRVPKPICWGVAGNSSYIVLEWLEMGGGNSTSWEEMGRRLAMMHKATSQQDYGWDMNNTIGSTPQINTWTPDWTEFYTKHRLGYQFQLARRRGGSFPKQDELLAALPELLADHEVQPSLVHGDLWGGNAGCTVAGEPVIFDPATYFGDREVDIAMTELFGGFPAAFYKGYNQVFPLDTGYEQRKTLYNLYHILNHFNLFGGGYASQANRMIEKVLSAE from the coding sequence ATGTGGACAGAAATAGACACTCATATTAGCGGTGTGATTGGCGAAAAATTTCAGACTCAGCAGAGGCGATCGGTTAGTGGTGGGTGTATTAACCAAGGGTATGCTGTATCTGATGGTACACTGACGTACTTTGTCAAACTTAACCAAGCCAGCCAAGTTGCGATGTTTGAGGCGGAGGCGCTGGGGTTAAAACAAATGCTGGCAACAAATACTATCCGTGTGCCGAAACCAATTTGTTGGGGTGTTGCTGGTAATTCCAGTTATATCGTTCTGGAATGGCTAGAAATGGGAGGTGGTAACAGTACATCCTGGGAAGAAATGGGGCGTAGGTTGGCGATGATGCACAAAGCCACCAGCCAACAGGATTACGGCTGGGATATGAATAATACCATCGGTTCCACGCCACAAATTAATACTTGGACACCAGATTGGACTGAGTTTTATACCAAACATCGCCTTGGTTATCAATTTCAATTAGCAAGGCGGCGCGGTGGTAGTTTTCCTAAACAAGATGAGTTACTAGCCGCACTTCCAGAACTTTTGGCAGATCACGAAGTACAGCCTTCCTTGGTACATGGGGATTTGTGGGGAGGTAATGCTGGGTGTACAGTGGCGGGAGAACCAGTGATATTTGATCCAGCTACTTATTTTGGCGATCGCGAAGTTGATATCGCCATGACAGAACTTTTCGGTGGGTTCCCCGCCGCTTTTTACAAGGGTTACAATCAAGTGTTTCCTTTAGATACAGGTTACGAACAGCGAAAAACCCTATATAACCTGTATCACATCCTAAATCACTTCAATTTATTTGGCGGTGGCTACGCCTCCCAAGCCAACAGGATGATTGAGAAAGTGCTGAGTGCTGAGTGA